The DNA window CGGCGCGCAATGGGGCGACGAGGGCAAGGGCAAGATCGTGGACTGGCTCTCCAGCCGCGCGGACGCCGTGGTACGCTTTCAGGGCGGCCATAATGCGGGGCACACGCTGGTGGTGGACGGCGAGGTCTACAAACTCTCCCTGCTGCCCTCCGGCATCGTCACCGGCACCTTGTCCATCATCGGCAACGGCGTGGTGCTCGATCCCTGGGCACTAAAGGCCGAGGTGGAGAAGCTGAGCGGCCAGGGCGTCACCATCACCGACGATAATTTCGCGGTCGCGGACAATTGCGCGCTCATCTTGCCACTGCACCGCGATCTCGACGGTCTGCGCGAAAATGCGGCAGGCTCCGGCAAGATCGGCACCACCGGTCGCGGCATCGGCCCGGCCTATGAGGACAAGGTCGGCCGCCGTGCGATCCGCGTGTGCGACCTCGCCCATCTCGATGCGCTGGAGCCGCAGCTTGATCGCCTGTGCGCGCATCACGACGCGCTGCGTGCCGGCTTCGATCAGCCGCCCGTGGACCGCGAGGCGTTGCTGGCGGATCTACGCGAGATCGCGCCGTTCGTGCTGCAATATGCGCAGCCTGTGTGGAAGCGCCTGAAAAAGGTGCGCAAGGCCGGCGCGAAGATCCTGTTCGAAGGCGCGCAGGGCGTGCTGCTCGATGTCGACCACGGAACCTATCCCTTCGTCACCAGCTCCAACACCGTGTCGGGCACCGCCGCGGGCGGATCGGGCTTGGGGCCCTCGGCCACCGGCTTCGTGCTGGGCATCGTGAAGGCCTACACCACGCGCGTCGGCTCCGGCCCCTTCCCCACCGAGCTGGAGGACGAGACCGGACAGCGCCTTGGCGAACAAGGCCATGAATTCGGCACCGTCACCGGGCGCAAGCGCCGCTGCGGCTGGTTCGATGCGGTGCTGGTGCGCCAGTCCTGCGCGGTCTCCGGCGTCACCGGCATCGCGCTTACCAAGCTGGACGTGCTCGACGGGTTCGAGACCATCCGCATCTGCACCGGCTATCGTCTGCGCGGCAAGATTCTAGACTATCTGCCCGCCCACGCCGCCGATCAGGAAGCGGTCGAGCCGATCTACGAGGAGATGGAAGGTTGGCAGGCGACCACCGCGGGCGCACGCAGCTGGGCCGATCTGCCCGCCCAGGCGATCAAATATATCAGCCGCGTGCAGGAGCTGATCGAAACGCCCGTGGCGCTGGTCTCCACCAGCCCCGAACGCGACGACACCATCCTGGTGCGCGATCCCTTCGCGGACTAACCTTGAACTTCTAGACGTCGTCCGCGCTGATCAGTTCGGCGCGATCCAGTTCTCCGGTCATGTGGGCCACCACGGTGGCGACCGTGGCGTCACCGCTGACATTGGTCACCGTGCGCATCATGTCCATGATCCGGTCGACGCCCGCCACGAACGCGATCGTTTCCAGCGGCACGCCGACGGTGCCGAACACCAGCGCCATCATGATCAGCCCCGCACCCGGAATACCCGCCGCTCCGACCGCGCCCAGCGTGGCGGTGATCGAGATCATGAAATAATCGGTCCAGCTGAGATCGACCCCGAACACCTGCGCGCCGAAGAGCGTGGCCAGGCCCAGATACATCGCCGTGCCGTTCATGTTGATCGTGGCGCCCAGCGACAGCACGAAGCTGGAAACGCTGGGGGAGACGCCGAGATTGCGTTCCGCGCAGCGCATGGTGACGGGCAGCGTGGCGTTGGACGAGGCGGTGGAATAGCTGACCGCCATCGCATCGATGATGCCGCGGAAGAAATCGCGCACCGGCAGGCGCGCCAGCAGCTTGATCATCGCCGAATACATCACGAAGATGATCAGCAGGCAGCCGAGATAGTTGAGGCCGACGAGCTTCGCGAGCGCGATCAGCGCGTCATAACCCAGATTGCCCGCCACCCAGGCCATCAGCGCGAATACGCCGAAGGGCGTCAGCTCCATGACGATAATGGTGACCTTCTGCATCACGACCGAGCCGGAATCGAAGATGCGGCCGACCGGCTCGCCCTCTTCCTTCGCCATCAGGATGCCGATGCCGATGAGGAGAGCAAACACGATGAGCGGCAGCACGTTCACGTCCGCCATCACCTGCACGGGGCTTTGTGGAATGATCGACAGCACCATCTGGCGCCAGCCCTCGCCGGACGGCTCGGGCACCGGCCCCATTTCGATATTGCTGGCATCGACGCCGATACCCGGCTGGATCACGGTACCGAGAAACAGGCCCAGCCAAACCGCGATCTGACCGGTGACCACGAACAGCAGCATCGCGCGCCCGCCAACCGCGCCCAGCTTGCGCAGATCGCCAATCGCGGCGACGCCGGAAACCAGCGAGAAGAAGATGAGGGGGACCACGAGCATCTTGATCGAGGCGATGAACACATCGCCGATGATCTTGATGCTCTCCGATCCCGGACCCCATAGAAGGCCGGTGACGACGCCGAGCACCAAAGCCGCGATCACGCGCTGCCACAGCGGTATCCTGAACCAGGTCTTCATTTCCCACTCCCTTTTCTCCCCCGGACGCTAGCGAGCGGCAGGACGCGGAGCAAGAAAATGGCGCTGTCGATGGAACTTCCGCGGGGGGTTGAGTAATAAAATTACAAGGCGCATAGCGCGGCTAACGAAGCGCTTCGACAGGAACGAGGACGGCGAGGACAGCATGGCAGACGGTGACAAGACGCAATCCGCTAAGGAGGGTGTCGATCCGGCGCTCCTCGACGCTCTGGGCACGGCGTTTCGCGCCAGTGCGCTCCCCGGAGAGGACGAGCATTTCGACGACGAGGCGTGCAGCGCCGCCGCTGCCTTCGTTCTCAAGACCGCCGAGACCCGCACCGCTGGCGAACCCGCGCTGGGAATGGAAAGTCTGACCGGCATCAACGGTCGTCGCCTGATGCGACTCGCCATCGCGAACGACGACATGCCGTTTCTGGTCGATTCGGTGGCGAACGCGATCGCCGGCCAAGGCATCGACATCTATCGGCTGATCCACCCGGTGGTGACCGTGGAGCGCGGCAATAATGGCGTGCTCGAAACCATCCGCAACGAACGCGGCGGGCCGGACCGCGCCGAAAGCTTCATCTATATCGAGATCGAGCGCGTAGACGCCAAACAGCGCCGCGCGCTGGAAGAGATATTGCGCGATGTGCTGCGCGATGTGCGCGCCGCGGTGGACGATTGGCTGAAAATGCAGGTGGCGATGGGCGAAGATGCCGAAGCGCTGCCCGATGGCGACGGCAGCGCGCTTCTGCGCTGGTTCCTCGACCGCAATCTGACATTGGTGGCGCATGAGCGGATC is part of the Novosphingopyxis iocasae genome and encodes:
- a CDS encoding adenylosuccinate synthase codes for the protein MANVTVIGAQWGDEGKGKIVDWLSSRADAVVRFQGGHNAGHTLVVDGEVYKLSLLPSGIVTGTLSIIGNGVVLDPWALKAEVEKLSGQGVTITDDNFAVADNCALILPLHRDLDGLRENAAGSGKIGTTGRGIGPAYEDKVGRRAIRVCDLAHLDALEPQLDRLCAHHDALRAGFDQPPVDREALLADLREIAPFVLQYAQPVWKRLKKVRKAGAKILFEGAQGVLLDVDHGTYPFVTSSNTVSGTAAGGSGLGPSATGFVLGIVKAYTTRVGSGPFPTELEDETGQRLGEQGHEFGTVTGRKRRCGWFDAVLVRQSCAVSGVTGIALTKLDVLDGFETIRICTGYRLRGKILDYLPAHAADQEAVEPIYEEMEGWQATTAGARSWADLPAQAIKYISRVQELIETPVALVSTSPERDDTILVRDPFAD
- a CDS encoding dicarboxylate/amino acid:cation symporter — its product is MKTWFRIPLWQRVIAALVLGVVTGLLWGPGSESIKIIGDVFIASIKMLVVPLIFFSLVSGVAAIGDLRKLGAVGGRAMLLFVVTGQIAVWLGLFLGTVIQPGIGVDASNIEMGPVPEPSGEGWRQMVLSIIPQSPVQVMADVNVLPLIVFALLIGIGILMAKEEGEPVGRIFDSGSVVMQKVTIIVMELTPFGVFALMAWVAGNLGYDALIALAKLVGLNYLGCLLIIFVMYSAMIKLLARLPVRDFFRGIIDAMAVSYSTASSNATLPVTMRCAERNLGVSPSVSSFVLSLGATINMNGTAMYLGLATLFGAQVFGVDLSWTDYFMISITATLGAVGAAGIPGAGLIMMALVFGTVGVPLETIAFVAGVDRIMDMMRTVTNVSGDATVATVVAHMTGELDRAELISADDV